In Euphorbia lathyris chromosome 10, ddEupLath1.1, whole genome shotgun sequence, a single genomic region encodes these proteins:
- the LOC136208859 gene encoding vacuolar protein-sorting-associated protein 37 homolog 1, whose protein sequence is MFKFWGSQEPEAQPRPQDTSSQSWYPPSVLSTPSSSSPATPNSGSSSSHNFQRPSERPQSPSHVSPSEAAGVIALLKDKSVDELRKLLSDKDAYQQFLLSLDQVKIQNNIRDELRKETTQLARENLEKEPRMMELRNQCRIIRTTELAAAQEKLNELERQKEEILRSCSPASVLQKLQEAMNKTDEESEALNRQLLDREIDFAAFVQKYKKLRTIYHRCALIHLSARTSSIG, encoded by the exons ATGTTCAAGTTCTG GGGTTCGCAGGAGCCAGAAGCTCAGCCACGTCCACAAGATACTTCTTCACAATCTTGGTACCCTCCATCTGTACTGAGCACCCCTAGTTCCTCCAGTCCTGCTACTCCAAATAGCGGCTCTTCTAGTAGCCACAACTTTCAACGACCCTCGGAACGACCTCAGTCTCCTTCACATGTTTCACCTTCTGAAGCTGCTGGTGTTATTGCCCTTTTGAAGGATAAAAG TGTTGATGAGCTGCGGAAGCTATTATCTGACAAGGATGCATATCAACAATTCTTACTTTCACTTGATCAGGTTAAAATTCAAAACAAT ATAAGGGATGAGCTTCGGAAAGAAACTACGCAGTTAGCTA GAGAGAACTTGGAGAAAGAGCCACGCATGATGGAGCTAAGAAACCAG TGCAGAATAATTCGAACAACAGAGTTGGCGGCTGCTCAGGAGAAATTAAATGAACTGGAGAGACAGAAAGAGGAGATTTTAAGGTCCTGCTCTCCTGCATCCGTTCTCCAAAAGCTTCAAG AGGCAATGAACAAGACAGACGAGGAATCTGAAGCTCTGAATAGGCAACTTCTTGACAGAGAGATTGATTTTGCAGCTTTCGTGCAGAAGTACAAGAAACTCCGGACAATATACCATAGATGTGCACTCATCCATCTTTCAGCTAGAACATCTTCAATTGGATGA